In Metarhizium brunneum chromosome 3, complete sequence, a genomic segment contains:
- the abcd1_0 gene encoding ATP-binding cassette sub-family D member 1: protein MAAQSNLRRTAAEDALAAFIDKWTSAARSRFRATSRVTRILATLALTLTVVLGGEGYRRRWKRQHQEREQGRKLVRTNSWLHNDDGSRTIYVPYKNGTSKVIINTTKPLTFEAHRRLFLNPPRVSGLGDGTVPSAQTKPGLNLAFLHQFLSLLSIVIPRWSSKEAGLLLSHGIFLMLRTYLSLVVARLDGELVRDLVAGNGKAFLWGIVKWCGLGGFASYTNAMIKFLESKVSIAFRTRLTRYIHDLYLNENLNYYKLHNLDGGVGHGADQFITQDLTLFCAAAANLYSSLGKPFVDLCVFSFQLYRSLGPLALSGLMSNYFLTASILRRLSPPFGKLKAVEGRKEGDFRSLHARLIANAEEVAFYGGADIEKTFLNKEYKSLKSWMEGIYMLKIRYNILEDFILKYSWSAYGYLLASLPVFLPAWGGIGGAAEMVDNFEKGGRERNRMKDFITNKRLMLSLADAGGRMMYSIKDLSELAGYTSRVYTLISTLHRVHANAYYLRSGQNELYSLSDVQGTIQKGFDGVRFEHVPIVAPGLWPQGGDELLDSLSMIVRAGEHLLISGPNGVGKTAISRILAGLWPVYRGLVSRPKNIGQDGIMFLPQRPYLSPGTLRDQVIYPDGHVDMREKRKSEVELQRILEEAKLGYLPDREGGWDTRKEWKDVLSGGEKQRMQFARLLYHEPQYAIIDEGTSAVSSDVEGLLYETCKEKGITLITISTRASLKRYHTFNLMLGMGDNGDEWEFERIGTEREKMQVEKEVQELRERLAEVDELKKRRDEIELELASVWTDKGDSLAAPEYTQKGEEAEPRKIQLEQEQETATEDGEDEEFEETEERLDAVAT from the exons atggccgcgcaATCCAACCTTCGACGGACGGCTGCTGAGGACGCCTTGGCCGCTTTCATCGACAAATGGACATCGGCTGCGCGATCGAGGTTTCGCGCAACTTCACGAGTCACTCGAATCCTCGCTACTCTTGCCCTCACTCTCACCGTAGTTCTCGGAGGTGAGGGCTACCGGCGGCGATGGAAGCGACAACACCAAGAGCGAGAGCAGGGCCGCAAGTTGGTCCGGACCAATTCGTGGCTTCACAACGATGACGGCTCCCGTACAATCTACGTACCCTACAAAAATGGAACTTCCAaggtcatcatcaacaccacgaAACCCCTGACATTTGAAGCCCACCGTCGCCTGTTTTTAAATCCACCGCGAGTATCTGGCCTAGGTGATGGTACGGTTCCTTCGGCACAGACGAAACCCGGCCTGAACCTGGCCTTTTTGCATCAATTTTTGAGCCTCCTGAGCATCGTGATCCCACGGTGGTCAAGCAAAGAGGCTGGTCTGTTGCTCAGCCATGGTATATTCTTGATGCTTCGAACATATCTGTCGCTAGTTGTCGCACGGTTGGATGGTGAGCTGGTCCGCGACTTGGTTGCTGGAAATGGAAAGGCCTTCCTCTGGGGCATTGTGAAA TGGTGCGGCTTGGGCGGCTTTGCGTCATATACCAACGCTATGATCAAATTTTTGGAATCGAAGGTGTCTATTGCATTTCGCACCCGCCTCACCCGATACATTCACGACTTATACTTGAACGAGAACTTAAACTATTACAAGCTTCACAACTTGGATGGCGGTGTCGGCCACGGGGCGGATCAGTTTATCACGCAAGATCTAACGCTGTTCTGTGCAGCGGCCGCTAACTTATACTCTTCTCTCGGAAAACCTTTCGTGGACTTATGCGTCTTTAGCTTCCAGCTTTATCGTTCTCTCGGCCCGCTAGCCCTCTCAGGCCTGATGAGCAATTATTTCCTGACGGCCAGCATTCTCCGCAGACTCTCCCCTCCATTTGGAAAACTTAAGGCCGTTGAAGGGCGCAAGGAAGGCGACTTCCGAAGTCTTCACGCAAGGTTGATCGCTAACGCCGAGGAGGTTGCCTTTTATGGCGGTGCTGACATCGAGAAGACATTTTTGAACAAGGAATACAAATCGTTAAAGAGCTGGATGGAGGGTATCTACATGCTCAAGATTCGCTACAACATCTTGGAAGACTTTATTCTAAAATACAGCTGGAGTGCCTACGGCTATCTGCTCGCCTCATTACCCGTGTTCCTCCCAGCGTGGGGTGGGATTGGTGGTGCCGCTGAAATGGTTGACAACTTTGAGAAGGGTGGCCGGGAGCGTAATCGAATGAAGGacttcatcaccaacaagagACTTATGCTGTCCCTGGCGGATGCTGGCGGCAGGATGATGTACTCTATCAAGGATTTGTCAGAGCTCGCCGGATACACTAGCCGAGTGTACACGCTGATTTCTACTCTTCATCGAGTGCATGCAAATGCGTATTACCTTCGCAGCGGACAAAACGAGCTCTACTCGCTGTCAGATGTGCAAGGAACGATCCAAAAGGGTTTCGATGGCGTCCGATTTGAGCATGTGCCAATTGTCGCCCCTGGCTTGTGGCCGCAGGGAGGAGACGAGCTGCTGGACTCATTGTCGATGATTGTTCGTGCCGGCGAGCATCTTCTG ATATCTGGTCCGAATGGCGTGGGGAAGACTGCTATCAGCCGTATTTTGGCAGGACTGTGGCCAGTATACCGGGGTTTGGTCAGTCGTCCGAAGAATATTGGACAAGACGGAATCATGTTCTTGCCTCAGCGGCCGTATCTCAGTCCTGGGACGTTACGTGACCAAGTCATTTATCCCGATGGCCACGTCGACATGAGAGAAAAGCGCAAGTCGGAAGTGGAACTGCAACGGATCCTGGAAGAAGCGAAGCTGGGCTATCTTCCTGACCGCGAGGGTGGCTGGGACACACGAAAGGAGTGGAAGGATGTGCTCAGTGGAGGCGAAAAGCAGAGGATGCAATTTGCCAGACTGCTGTATCACGAGCCTCAATATGCCATTATTGATGAGGGTACCAGTGCAGTATCTAGTGATGTGGAAGGTCTCTTGTATGAGACGtgcaaagaaaagggcatCA CCCTTATAACGATATCGACCCGAGCCTCACTGAAGAGATACCACACATTTAACCTGATGTTAGGCATGGGCGACAATGGCGATGAATGGGAGTTTGAGCGAATCGGCACGGAGCGTGAGAAGATGCAAGTTGAGAAGGAAGTACAGGAACTTCGCGAGCGTTTGGCTGAGGTTGATGAATTGAAGAAGCGACGCGATGAGATCGAGCTGGAGCTTGCCTCGGTGTGGACGGACAAGGGAGACTCTCTGGCCGCTCCTGAATATACACAAAAAGGGGAAGAAGCGGAGCCGCGGAAGATTCAGCTGGAGCAAGAGCAGGAGACTGCCACGGAAGAcggtgaagacgaggaaTTCGAAGAGACAGAGGAGCGACTCGATGCTGTGGCTACATAG
- the xyl1 gene encoding NAD(P)H-dependent D-xylose reductase xyl1: MAPPSIKLNSGYDMPQVGFGLWKVDNATCADIVYNAVKAGYRLFDGACDYGNEKECGVGIARAIRDGLVKREELFIVSKLWQTFHEKDKVEPICRRQLADWQVEYFDLFLIHFPVALEYVDPATRYPPGWFYDGQGEVRWSKATNQETWGAMESLVDAGLARSIGVSNYEAQGLYDMLKYARIRPATLQIELHPYLQQNNLVRLAKAEGIAVTAYSSFGPTGFIELDMDRAKNVAPLMQHEAIAAMAAKHSKTPAQILLRWATQRGLAVIPKTSRPGVMEQNIESTDFDLEQADLDRIAKMDLNLRFNQPTNYFPSDKLWIFG, encoded by the exons ATGGCGCCGCCATCTATTAAGCTTAACAGTGGCTATGACATGCCACAGGTCGGATTCGGCCTTTGGAAAGTCGACAATGCCACTTGCGCCGATATCGTTTACAACGCCGTCAAAGCTGGTTACCGGCTCTTTGACGGAGCCTGCG ACTACGGCAATGAGAAGGAATGCGGAGTTGGCATCGCCCGCGCCATCCGTGACGGCCTCGTCAAGAGAGAGGAACTCTTCATCGTTTCCAAGCTGTGGCAGACATTTCACGAAAAGGACAAGGTCGAGCCCATTTGCCGCCGTCAGCTAGCAGACTGGCAAGTTGAGTACTTTGACCTGTTTCTCATTCACTTCCCCGTTGCCCTCGAGTACGTTGATCCCGCCACACGCTACCCCCCTGGCTGGTTCTACgacggccaaggagaagTCCGCTGGAGCAAGGCGACAAACCAGGAGACTTGGGGTGCCATGGAGAGCCTCGTCGACGCAGGCCTCGCGAGAAGCATCGGCGTCTCCAACTATGAGGCGCAGGGCCTCTACGATATGCTCAAGTATGCTCGCATTCGGCCGGCCACGCTGCAGATAGAACTGCACCCATACCTGCAGCAGAATAACCTTGTCAGGCTCGCCAAGGCAGAGGGCATCGCCGTGACGGCCTACTCGTCTTTCGGGCCCACGGGCTTCATTGAGCTCGACATGGATCGGGCCAAGAACGTGGCTCCGCTGATGCAGCACGAAGCCAtcgctgccatggccgccaagcaCAGCAAGACTCCTGCGCAGATTCTCTTGCGATGGGCGACGCAACGGGGACTGGCCGTGATTCCAAAGACCTCTAGACCTGGCGTTATGGAGCAGAATATTGAAAGCACCGATTTTGATCTTGAGCAAGCTGACCTGGATCGCATCGCAAAGATGGACCTCAATTTGAGGTTTAACCAGCCCACAAAT TATTTCCCAAGCGACAAGTTGTGGATATTTGGGTAG
- the sds22 gene encoding Protein phosphatase 1 regulatory subunit SDS22: MSSAPDKETDHPHHIDIQDDRVAPREEGDASPGMRNSKGWDGKLRISKSALLSNPEALSDPEYSDDSNVLPGEDIRADEDLLESESSDSEEIMCSHSRIGSISSLRLERFKNVARICLRQNTIQEIEGLAPLAATLKDLDLYDNLISHMRGMDELKNLVCLDLSFNKIKHIKNISHMTELKELFLVANKISKIEGLDTLQKLTSLELGSNRIREMRNLDNLRNLEELWVAKNKITDLTGLGGLSSLRLLSIQSNRIRDLSPLKEVPQLEELYIAHNALESLEGIEGNTNLTILDISNNQIRSLKGLEGLSRLEEVWASYNQIGDLVEVEKVLKDKENLTTVYFEGNPLQLRGPALYRNKVRLALPQVSQIDATFVRV; this comes from the exons ATGTCATCCGCACCAGACAAAGAGACCGACCACCCTCACCACATTGACATTCAAGATGATCGCGTGGCGCCACgcgaagaaggagatgcAAGTCCGGGCATGCGAAACAGCAAAGGATGGGACGGAAAGCTTCGAATCTCCAAATCTGCTCTGCTGTCCAACCCCGAGGCGCTCTCTGATCCTGAGTACTCCGATGACAGCAATGTCCTACCTGGAGAAGATATTAGAGCTGACGAAG ATCTACTCGAAAGTGAGAGCTCCGACAGCGAGGAAATCATGTGTTCTCATTCCCGTATCGGATCCATCTCATCCCTTCGACTCGAGCGTTTCAAAAACGTCGCCCGGATATGCCTTCGGCAGAATACTATACAAGAAATCGAAGGTCTGGCCCCTCTGGCGGCCACATTGAAAGACTTGGACCTCTATGACAACCTGATTTCGCATATGCGTGGCATGGACGAACTCAAAAATCTCGTCTGCCTGGACTTGAGCTTTAACAAAATCAAGCACATCAAGAATATCAGCCACATGACGGAGCTCAAGGAATTATTCCTTGTCGCCAACAAGATCAGCAAAATTGAGGGACTTGATACGTTGCAGAAACTTACATCTCTAGAGCTTGGGTCCAACCGCATTCGTGAGATGAGGAACCTCGATAATCTCCGAAATTTGGAGGAGCTTTGGGtggctaaaaataaaatcaCCGACCTTACTGGTCTGGGCGGCTTGTCGAGCCTTCGTCTTCTCAGCATTCAGTCAAACAGAATCAGAGACCTCTCACCACTAAAGGAGGTGCCTCAGCTTGAAGAGCTCTACATTGCACACAACGCTTTAGAATCATTGGAGGGCATCGAAGGAAACACCAATTTAACCATACTAGACATCTCCAACAACCAAATTCGCAGTCTCAAAGGCCTGGAAGGGTTGTCCAGGCTTGAAGAAGTCTGGGCCAGCTACAACCAGATTGGGGACCTTGTAGAGGTAGAAAAGGTGTTGAAAGACAAGGAGAATCTGACCACTGTCTATTTTGAAGGGAATCCGCTTCAGCTCCGGGGACCAGCTCTATACAGAAACAAGGTCCGATTGGCTTTGCCACAAGTCAGCCAGATCGATGCTA CTTTTGTTCGAGTATAA
- the CSN12 gene encoding Protein CSN12, whose product MNELFEDFAKAYALRNGYLLAQTISPVPPPNEPHRLKRIWQSTNSHSAKGDIKHFIKSQTSSRKTISHDEVNGWVEVYVAYWNAIGEILAGESGKSSWTKVYEAWKELTSMLIRGYNNSGFEAWTIPTLYVVGKYLRLFAIKSDDERSRSSTDNSGTASLMQDDFDPELEKQGQLRDCEQHLKRIFTLCLNDRAPIEESRKWGIYFVINLLFKTYFKLNSASLSRTILKTLAVYNDKGDMPPLEAFPRAQRVTFKYYEGVLFFLEENYVQAEKHLIEAWQLCHKDAKSNAERILTYLIPCRLLTSHVLPTKALLQPYPRLQELLLPLAECIKRGDLHNFDLALQKGEDEFVKKRIYLTLERGRDIALRNLLRKVFIAGGFDEPKEGETTPVRRTRVPVSEFRAAICMGSGGELVDTDEVECLLANMIYKDLMKGYIARERGIVVLSKKGAFPGTGV is encoded by the exons ATGAACGAATTATTTGAGGACTTTGCCAAAGCGTACGCTTTGCGAAATGGATACCTGCTAGCACAGACAATCTCACCAGTGCCGCCTCCCAATGAGCCGCACAGGCTGAAACGCATATGGCAGAGCACGAATTCCCATAGCGCCAAAGGAGACATTAAGCACTTTATTAAGTCACAGACATCTTCTCGAAAGACTATAAGCCATGACGAGGTCAACGGATGGGTTGAAGTATATGTGGCGTACTGGAACGCAATAGGTGAGATTCTTGCTGGGGAGAGCGGCAAG TCCTCTTGGACTAAAGTCTATGAGGCGTGGAAAGAGCTTACCTCCATGTTAATTCGAGGGTACAATAACTCTGGCTTTGAAGCATGGACAATTCCCACCCTCTACGTCGTTGGGAAGTATTTGAGATTGTTTGCTATCAAGTCCGATGACGAGAGAAGCCGGTCTTCCACCGACAACTCCGGAACTGCATCGCTGATGCAGGACGACTTTGACCCGGAACTAGAGAAACAGGGTCAGCTTAGAGACTGCGAGCAGCATCTAAAGCGCATATTTACGCTGTGCCTCAATGACAG AGCACCGATAGAAGAATCTCGAAAATGGGGGATATATTTTGTTATTAATTTGTTGTTCAAGACATACTTCAAGCTCAACAGTGCGTCATTATCAAGAACAATTTTGAAGACGTTGGCCGTCTATAACGACAAGGGAGACATGCCACCTTTAGAGGCATTTCCAAGGGCTCAAAGGGTTACCTTCAAGTATTATGAAGGTGTTTTGTTCTTTCTCGAGGAGAACTATGTTCAG GCAGAAAAGCACCTTATTGAGGCATGGCAATTGTGCCACAAGGATGCCAAGAGCAACGCAGA GCGCATCTTGACATATCTCATCCCCTGCCGACTGCTAACTAGCCATGTCCTCCCTACCAAAGCACTCCTTCAACCGTATCCTCGATTGCAGGAACTGCTTCTACCACTTGCGGAGTGCATTAAGCGAGGCGATTTGCATAATTTCGACCTAGCCCTACAAAAGGGTGAAGACGAATTTGTCAAGAAACGTATATATTTGACCCTAGAGCGCGGCCGTGATATTGCTCTGCGCAACCTCCTACGCAAGGTTTTCATCGCCGGTGGATTTGACGAACCCAAAGAGGGCGAAACGACCCCTGTGCGCAGAACTCGAGTACCAGTCTCAGAATTCCGAGCCGCAATCTGCATGGGAAGTGGTGGGGAACTCGTCGATACAGATGAAGTCGAGTGCCTGTTGGCCAACATGATCTACAAG GATCTAATGAAGGGATATATTGCTCGAGAAAGAGGAATTGTGGTCTTATCGAAGAAGGGCGCCTTCCCGGGAACAGGCGTATGA